One segment of Brassica napus cultivar Da-Ae chromosome C3, Da-Ae, whole genome shotgun sequence DNA contains the following:
- the LOC106441695 gene encoding uncharacterized protein LOC106441695 — protein MALAVVTSARKLRPYFQSHTIELLSNQPLRTVMQNTNQSGRLTKWAMDLSEHDIVYKNRTAAKSQVIADFLIELTPELEQDLILPSLNWILHVDGSSTSKGSGAGVQLQSPTGELIRQSFSFGFAASNNEVEYESLIAGLRLAKAVKAKRISAYCDSQLVVSQYLGDYDVCNERMDAYLKLVPRGEKVCADALAALGSKLHDQVKRTIPIHKIEKPSIDTKVEQTVIAAAISEAMDIDEAEPPSQDDQPTDWRKELIDYLAEGLLPTEKWDAWRLKRRSAHYVVMDGELHRWTATKVLLKCISDEETRLVMAETHEGAADNHSGGRALALKVKNLGFYWPTMNADCETYVRKCDKCQHHASTLHSPTEFLHTLTAPYPFMQWGMDIIGLMPASRQKKFILVLTDYFTKWVEAEAYANITDKEVQNFIWKNIICRHGLPYEIITDNGSQFISHHFKGFCDRWRIRLNMSTPRNPQSNGQAESTNKTIIDGLKKRLDLKKGCWADELDGVLWSHRTTPRGATKATPFSMAYGVEAMAPPEVNVTSLRRSRMPQNVELNRDMLLDALDDIEEKRDQAVLRIQNYKHQIESYYNKKGRFGTVNVENS, from the exons ATGGCCTTAGCTGTCGTCACCTCGGCCAGGAAACTGCGACCCTACTTTCAGTCGCACACGATTGAATTACTGTCCAACCAACCACTCCGAACGGTTATGCAGAATACAAACCAGTCAGGACGGTTGACTAAATGGGCGATGGACCTGAGCGAACATGACATCGTGTACAAGAATCGCACAGCAGCAAAGTCACAGGTCATTGCCGACTTCTTGATCGAGTTAACACCAGAGCTGGAGCAAGACCTCATCCTACCAAGTTTAAACTGGATCCTACACGTCGACGGTTCATCCACGAGTAAAGGGTCGGGGGCAGGAGTGCAACTGCAATCACCAACAGGAGAACTCATCCGGCAGTCATTCAGTTTTGGTTTTGCGGCGTCAAACAACGAAGTTGAGTACGAATCCCTCATCGCAGGGCTCCGTCTCGCCAAGGCAGTGAAAGCCAAAAGAATcagcgcttactgcgactctcaaCTTGTCGTAAGCCAGTACCTCGGCGATTACGACGTCTGCAACGAAAggatggacgcctacctcaaactc gttcctCGCGGAGAAAAAGTCTGTGCCGACGCCCTCGCTGCTCTAGGAAGCAAGCTACACGATCAAGTCAAGAGGACAATCCCAATCCATAAAATCGAGAAACCGAGCATCGACACGAAGGTGGAACAGACTGTGATCGCAGCAGCGATTAGCGAAGCGATGGACATCGATGAAGCAGAACCTCCTTCGCAGGATGATCAGCCAACAGATTGGCGCAAGGAACTCATCGATTACCTCGCTGAAGGTTTATTACCCACCGAGAAATGGGACGCTTGGCGACTGAAGCGACGTAGCGCACACTACGTTGTCATGGATGGGGAACTACACCGATGGACCGCAACGAAGGTGCTACTCAAATGTATCTCCGACGAAGAAACGAGACTAGTCATGGCCGAAACACATGAAGGAGCAGCAGACAATCACTCGGGCGGACGAGCTCTCGCATTAAAAGTAAAGAATCTCGGATTCTACTGGCCAACCATGAACGCCGACTGCGAGACATACGTGCGCAAGTGCGATAAATGCCAGCATCATGCTTCCACCTTACACAGCCCAACGGAGTTCCTTCATACCCTAACTGCTCCATACCCATTCATGCAatggggaatggacatcatCGGTCTGATGCCGGCATCTCGCCAAAAGAAGTTCATTCTAGTCCTCACAGATTACTTCACCAAATGGGTTGAAGCCGAAGCCTACGCCAACATCACCGACAAGGAGGTGCAAAACTTCATCTGGAAGAACATAATATGCCGACATGGGCTCCCATACGAGATCATTACAGACAACGGTTCACAATTCATCTCGCATCATTTCAAGGGATTCTGCGACAGATGGCGAATTCGACTCAACATGTCGACCCCGAGAAACCCGCAAAGTAACGGCCAAGCCGAGTCGacgaacaagaccatcatcgacGGTCTGAAGAAACGACTCGACTTAAAGAAAGGTTGCTGGGCAGATGAACTAGACGGTGTCCTGTGGTCCCACAGAACAACTCCTCGCGGAGCGACGAAGGCTACACCCTTCTCAATGGCCTACGGCGTCGAGGCAATGGCTCCGCCAGAAGTGAACGTGACGAGTTTACGCCGATCGCGAATGCCACAAAACGTCGAACTCAACCGCGACATGCTGCTCGACGCACTCGACGACATCGAGGAAAAGCGCGACCAAGCAGTACTCCGAATCCAGAATTACAAGCATCAAATCGAGAGCTACTACAACAAAAAG GGTCGATTTGGAACCGTCAACGTCGAGAACTCATAA